CGCCCGGACGCGTGCGCGACGACGAACGGCGCGCATTCCATCCCCGGCGCGGCCGGGTCGCTGGACAGGGTGATCGGCAGGTCCGACAGCCGCTCGCCGACGCGGGTGCCGCCGCCCGGCCCGCTGAACACCGTCCGGCCGTCGGCGGCGTCCTGCGCGCCCGCCGACCAGTACAGGTACACCATGAGGTCGGCGACGGCGCTCGGCGGCAGGACCGTCTCGTAGCGCCCGGCGGGCAGGTCGACGCGCCGCTTCCCCCAGTCGAGGCGCCGCGCGAGCCCGGCGGCGAGGCCGTCGACGTCCACGTCGGTGAAGTCGCGGGTGCCGACGCCCGCCCACGCCGAGCCGCCCGCGCCCTTGGCGTTCAGCTCCAGCAGCCCGGTGGGCTGGTCGTGGCGGGCGCGCAGCCCGGCCGAGCTGCCGACGAACGTGGACGTCAGCACGTGGTTCGCGAACCCGTACAGGCGCCGGTCGGCGGCCTGCGCGGCGGCGAACGCCTCGCCGAGCGCGGGCGCGACCCGCTCGAACACGCCGATGCCGGTCTCGGCGGGGTCGTCGTCCCAGCCGCCCGCCCCCGGCGGCGTCTCGCCGACCAGCGGGTTCGCGTCCTCGGCGGGCGCGTTCCCGGCGGCGTCGGCCTCGGCGGCGCGCACCAGGTCCTCGATGCCGCCGGCGTCGACGGCCGCCCGCGACACGACGCCCGCGGCCACGCCGCCGTCCGTCTCGCGCAGCGCGATGACGGTGAGGCGGCTGGAGCGGGTGACGCCGTTGGTGGTGAGGGTGTTGCCTGCCCACCGCAGGTTCGCGGTGCCGGTCTCGTCGGCGATGACGACGCAGTCGTCGGCGCGCGACAGCTCGAGCGCCTTCTCGACGGCGTCCTGCGGCCTGATCGTGCTCACTGCCCGCCCTCCTTCACCGTGTTGAGGATGTTGACGCCGCGGAACAGCGCGGACGGGCAGCCGTGGCTGACCGGCGCGACCTGCCCGGGCTGGCCCTTGCCGCAGTTGAACGCGCCGCCCAGCACGTAGGTCTGCGGGCCGCCGACGGCCTCCATGGAGTTCCAGAACTCGGTGGTGGTGGCCTGGTAGGCGACGTCGCGGAGCTGCCCGGCGAGGCGGCCGTTCTCGATCCGGTAGAAGCGCTGCCCGGTGAACTGGAAGTTGTACCGCTGCATGTCGATCGACCAGCTCTTGTCGCCGACGATGTAGACGCCGCGCTCGACGCCGCCGATCAGCTCGTCGGTGGACGGCCCGTCCGGCGCGGCCGCCAGCGACACGTTCGCCATCCGCTGGATCGGCATGCTGGACGCGGAGTCGGCGAACGCGCACCCGTTGGAGCGGTCGGCGCCGGTGAGGCGGGCGATGCGCCGGTCGGTCTGGTAGCCGGTGAGGACGCCGCCGGAGACGATGTCGAACGACTGCGTCGCGACGCCCTCGTCGTCGTAGCCGATGGTGGCGAGGCCGTGCTCGGCGGTGCGGTCGCCCGTCACGTTCATGACGTCCGACCCGTACTTCAGCTCCCCGAGCAGGTCGGGCGTGGCGAACGACGTGCCCGCGTAGGCGGCCTCGTAGCCGAGGGCGCGGTCGAGCTCGGTGGCGTGCCCGATCGACTCGTGGATGGTCAGCCACAGGTTGGACGGGTCGACGACGACGTCGTAGCGGCCGGGCTCGACCGACGGGGCGGCGAGCTTCTCGGCGAGCAGCTCGGGGATGCGGGCCAGCTCGCCGTCCCAGTCCCAGTGCGCGCCGGTCAGCCACTCCCAGCCGTATCCGGCGGGCGGCGCGATCGTCCGCATCGTGTCGAAGGACCCGTCGGCGATCCCGACGGCGTTGACGACCGGGTGCAGCCGCACCCGCTGCTGGGTGGTGACGGTCCCGGCGAGGTCGGCGAAGAACTTGTTCTCCTTGACCTGCAGCAGCGTCGCGTCCACGTGGTCGACGCGGTCGTCGGCCAGCAGCCGCCGCGACCAGTCGGTCAGCAGCGCGACCTTGTCACCGGTGGGGACGGCGAACGGGTCGGTCTCGTACGCCGACACCCACGTCCGTTCCCCGTGGACGGGTTCGGGCGCCAGCTCGATCGGCTCGCGGTTGACCGGACGCGCGACGGCGGCGACCTCGATCGCCTGCTCGGCGACGCGGGCGGCGCCCCGCGGGGTCAGGTCGATGCCGGCGGCGAACCCCCAGGTGCCGTCCTTGACGACCCGGACCGACAGGCCCACGTCGTCGGCGTCCAGGGCGGTCTCCAGGGCGGCGTCGCTGAGCCGGAGGGTCTGGCTGCGGATGCGCTCGAGGCGGAAGTCGGCGTGCTCGGCGCCCAGTTCGCGGGCCCGGGACAGGGCCGCGTCGGCCAGCGCGCGCAGGGGCAGCGCGGTGAAGGCGGGATCGATGTCATGCACCCTTGGCAACCTACCGCCCGGGCCGCCCGCCC
The nucleotide sequence above comes from Actinomadura algeriensis. Encoded proteins:
- a CDS encoding metallopeptidase TldD-related protein is translated as MRPQDAVEKALELSRADDCVVIADETGTANLRWAGNTLTTNGVTRSSRLTVIALRETDGGVAAGVVSRAAVDAGGIEDLVRAAEADAAGNAPAEDANPLVGETPPGAGGWDDDPAETGIGVFERVAPALGEAFAAAQAADRRLYGFANHVLTSTFVGSSAGLRARHDQPTGLLELNAKGAGGSAWAGVGTRDFTDVDVDGLAAGLARRLDWGKRRVDLPAGRYETVLPPSAVADLMVYLYWSAGAQDAADGRTVFSGPGGGTRVGERLSDLPITLSSDPAAPGMECAPFVVAHASGRESSVFDNGVPLGATDWISGGTLNALTQTRHSANRTGLPATPAIDNLAMTGPDGGASLEEMVARTERGLLLTCLWYIREVDPQSLLLTGLTRDGVYLVEDGEVVGAVNNFRFNESPVDLLGRIAEAGRTEPTLPREWSDYFTRAAMPALRVPDFNMSTVSQAS
- a CDS encoding TldD/PmbA family protein codes for the protein MHDIDPAFTALPLRALADAALSRARELGAEHADFRLERIRSQTLRLSDAALETALDADDVGLSVRVVKDGTWGFAAGIDLTPRGAARVAEQAIEVAAVARPVNREPIELAPEPVHGERTWVSAYETDPFAVPTGDKVALLTDWSRRLLADDRVDHVDATLLQVKENKFFADLAGTVTTQQRVRLHPVVNAVGIADGSFDTMRTIAPPAGYGWEWLTGAHWDWDGELARIPELLAEKLAAPSVEPGRYDVVVDPSNLWLTIHESIGHATELDRALGYEAAYAGTSFATPDLLGELKYGSDVMNVTGDRTAEHGLATIGYDDEGVATQSFDIVSGGVLTGYQTDRRIARLTGADRSNGCAFADSASSMPIQRMANVSLAAAPDGPSTDELIGGVERGVYIVGDKSWSIDMQRYNFQFTGQRFYRIENGRLAGQLRDVAYQATTTEFWNSMEAVGGPQTYVLGGAFNCGKGQPGQVAPVSHGCPSALFRGVNILNTVKEGGQ